The following coding sequences lie in one Deltaproteobacteria bacterium genomic window:
- a CDS encoding carboxypeptidase regulatory-like domain-containing protein: protein MASGSARGRVDEGFRPSRRWWTWTLWLGACLAAVVLAWCRGRAGAVDETAGVAGDAGPATAGVATGMPDDRRPTRAAGPLLREGSIAGVVRDDAGAAIGGAWVCASRDTHAPSICEAADAKGHYRIALRDAAPMRVHASASGFVPGFAMQGPRPAAIVLAADEARLGVDIVLARGGVEVRGVVTDVLGGPIEGASITIALPREAIDVPEQWRIGAPAHARSDEDGHFLAWAQSGTWAVQARAPGYADAVQQVDVPRGTIEIAMVPEASIAGIVMMRATRAPVAHARVVLREWKNGVPSDRTVGYADGEGRFRIGALAPGRYRPMAVLDSMHGEAPQSYTLDLAESVDDAVIELVESATVLGSVVVAPSSSPCPGGFVRLVDGASENSLVATIEGDGKVVFEGVLPARYDVVIGCDGHTSEHAERVLVVEGSGAHETTWIVEKGRTVRGRVLDDEGKPRAARIIAFTASGAGDGLARIGSAGLDGRFEIAGFGSGPHAFSASTPEGGDAEVTVDIDRDDVEIELRMAASAGLTGTIRRDGVGLAGVQVRARSEERGRSFRQSVSDDEGRFRFDGMVPGRHIVSASDDAEVRLDEKTVELVVHQGSTVDLVAPATAAIRGVVLDADGSPVAEAVVSALATTALSSPEQRAEALRDRSAAGSNGSVLSDAEGRFTLPGLVAASTYTVLAQRRGGGVARAEAVATGGAIELHLQALASLHGQVTGVAAVSGLSVELRRSDAGTRLRESFVLDGGRFAFDKLAPGAYDVVAVAREGRGQAHVELVAGRDAILSVALVANRTLRGRFVELGTGAPLQDVVAVVGDDAAGPTEQAAKAEQLLQTRPAGLLSSGDGLFTVPDSPSATIHLLAISADIAGTDPSIVEFIVIAPTDGADGLLEIPLVRRRSGAKGKLGVELEIPMYCSDTPTVARVDDTLAGVDVRVGDEVVAIDGHDVTGRRCYLARQLMAAAPGAAVRLTLARGGEIELYGAAAP from the coding sequence ATGGCGAGTGGATCGGCGCGTGGGCGCGTGGACGAGGGCTTTCGTCCGTCGCGGCGATGGTGGACGTGGACGCTGTGGCTGGGTGCGTGCCTCGCCGCGGTGGTGTTGGCGTGGTGCCGGGGACGGGCCGGTGCGGTGGACGAGACGGCCGGGGTCGCCGGGGACGCGGGCCCGGCCACCGCGGGCGTCGCGACGGGCATGCCTGACGATCGAAGGCCGACGCGTGCAGCCGGACCGCTGCTGCGCGAAGGCTCGATCGCGGGGGTCGTGCGCGACGACGCGGGCGCGGCGATCGGCGGCGCGTGGGTGTGTGCCTCCCGCGACACCCACGCGCCGTCGATCTGCGAGGCCGCGGATGCCAAGGGCCACTACCGCATCGCCCTACGCGACGCAGCGCCGATGCGCGTGCATGCCAGCGCCAGTGGGTTCGTGCCGGGCTTTGCGATGCAGGGCCCGCGTCCTGCGGCGATCGTGCTCGCGGCCGATGAGGCGCGCCTCGGTGTCGACATCGTGCTCGCCCGCGGCGGCGTGGAGGTCCGTGGTGTCGTGACCGACGTGCTCGGCGGTCCGATCGAGGGCGCGAGCATCACGATCGCGCTGCCGCGCGAGGCGATCGACGTGCCCGAGCAGTGGCGCATCGGCGCGCCGGCGCACGCACGAAGCGACGAGGACGGACACTTCCTGGCGTGGGCACAAAGCGGCACATGGGCGGTCCAGGCCCGCGCGCCGGGCTATGCCGACGCGGTACAGCAGGTCGACGTGCCCCGCGGCACCATCGAGATCGCGATGGTGCCGGAGGCCAGCATCGCGGGCATCGTGATGATGCGCGCGACTCGGGCACCGGTCGCCCACGCACGCGTGGTGCTGCGCGAGTGGAAGAACGGCGTGCCCTCCGATCGAACCGTCGGCTACGCCGACGGCGAGGGTCGCTTTCGGATCGGTGCGCTCGCACCGGGTCGCTACCGGCCCATGGCCGTGCTGGACTCGATGCATGGCGAGGCGCCGCAGAGCTACACGCTCGATCTCGCGGAATCGGTCGACGACGCCGTCATCGAGCTGGTCGAGTCGGCGACCGTGCTCGGCAGCGTGGTGGTCGCGCCGTCGTCGAGCCCGTGCCCCGGTGGCTTCGTGCGGCTGGTCGACGGTGCCAGCGAGAACTCGCTCGTGGCGACCATCGAGGGCGATGGCAAGGTCGTGTTCGAGGGCGTGCTGCCGGCGCGCTACGACGTCGTGATCGGCTGTGATGGCCACACCAGCGAGCACGCCGAGCGCGTGCTGGTGGTGGAAGGGTCCGGCGCCCACGAGACCACGTGGATCGTCGAGAAGGGCCGCACGGTGCGGGGCCGTGTGCTCGACGATGAAGGCAAACCCCGGGCTGCGCGGATCATCGCGTTCACGGCCTCGGGCGCCGGCGATGGTCTGGCCCGCATCGGCAGCGCGGGCCTCGACGGTCGCTTCGAGATCGCGGGCTTCGGCAGCGGACCCCACGCGTTCTCGGCCAGCACGCCCGAGGGTGGCGACGCCGAGGTGACCGTCGACATCGATCGCGACGACGTCGAGATCGAGCTGCGCATGGCCGCGAGCGCGGGCCTGACCGGCACCATTCGACGCGATGGCGTCGGTCTGGCGGGCGTGCAGGTGCGGGCGCGCAGCGAGGAGCGCGGCCGTTCGTTCCGCCAGAGTGTGAGCGACGACGAGGGCCGCTTTCGTTTCGATGGCATGGTGCCGGGCCGTCACATCGTCAGCGCCAGCGACGACGCCGAGGTGCGCCTCGACGAGAAGACCGTCGAGCTGGTGGTGCATCAGGGCAGCACGGTCGATCTCGTCGCACCGGCCACCGCGGCGATCCGCGGCGTGGTGCTCGACGCCGACGGCAGCCCGGTCGCCGAGGCCGTGGTCAGTGCGCTCGCGACCACGGCGCTGTCGAGCCCGGAGCAGCGCGCCGAGGCACTGCGCGATCGCAGCGCGGCCGGCTCGAACGGCTCCGTGCTGAGCGACGCCGAGGGCCGCTTCACGTTGCCGGGTTTGGTCGCTGCGTCGACGTACACCGTGCTCGCGCAGCGGCGCGGAGGCGGCGTCGCGCGTGCGGAGGCGGTCGCGACCGGTGGTGCAATCGAGCTCCATTTGCAGGCGCTCGCGAGTCTTCATGGTCAAGTCACTGGCGTCGCCGCGGTCTCGGGGTTGTCCGTGGAGCTGCGCCGCAGCGATGCGGGCACGCGACTGCGCGAGTCGTTCGTCCTCGATGGTGGGCGCTTCGCGTTCGACAAGCTCGCACCGGGGGCCTACGACGTCGTCGCCGTCGCACGCGAGGGCCGCGGGCAGGCCCACGTCGAGCTCGTCGCGGGGCGCGACGCGATCCTCTCGGTCGCGCTGGTCGCCAACCGCACGCTGCGCGGGCGCTTCGTCGAGCTCGGCACCGGCGCGCCGTTGCAAGACGTGGTCGCGGTCGTCGGCGACGACGCGGCGGGGCCCACCGAGCAGGCGGCAAAGGCCGAGCAGCTGCTGCAGACCCGGCCCGCCGGTCTGCTGAGCAGTGGCGACGGTCTCTTCACGGTGCCCGACAGCCCCTCGGCAACGATCCACCTGCTCGCGATCAGTGCCGACATCGCCGGCACGGACCCGTCGATCGTGGAGTTCATCGTGATCGCCCCCACCGACGGCGCCGACGGGCTGCTGGAGATCCCGCTCGTGCGACGTCGCAGCGGCGCCAAGGGCAAGCTCGGCGTCGAGCTCGAGATCCCGATGTACTGCAGCGACACGCCCACGGTCGCGCGCGTCGACGACACGCTCGCGGGTGTGGATGTGCGCGTCGGCGACGAGGTGGTCGCGATCGACGGCCACGACGTGACCGGACGCCGTTGCTATCTTGCGCGGCAGCTGATGGCTGCAGCCCCGGGCGCGGCGGTTCGGTTGACGCTCGCCCGTGGCGGCGAGATCGAGCTGTACGGGGCGGCTGCCCCGTGA
- a CDS encoding DUF389 domain-containing protein → MVRLQDRLAELIGSGPTSREPILAQMLERDAKSSIAYWLQLGVSVGIATLGLVLGSTAVVIAAMLVAPLMGPIVGLGMGLATGGPFLTLRAAQRVALSVLVVIAGAAGVTVLLPFHEMNAELAARTVPTALDLITAAFCALAGAYAAVRTTSDTATTAAGTSIGISLVPPLCTAGFCLGTGQWTLAFGASLLFLTNMVAIVLVGMAAFLALGFNQVPIAALESEHLARETGERVVRGVARQLARLFASRWGSWLRMLMPVALVGVVYVPLRRALDEVTWQVQVRTGARALLDEIDAEVVSSRLRVERHQVEAMVIVIGSRADADALQHRIETELARISGVTPRVDVRAVPDAEAAAAVTPIAPPTASEPVTMPEAPPAPFAERLGEVHSELVEAIHARWPAASAGQPLAIGVDATAADLTVYVVHVGAPVDDAAREVLERSLAVDLDVGVTLVDDVLPSKPIVEVEDDAAIAHLASLLARARLLAQVHTCVVEPAPEGPVVDADVDGIEISEPAAEVPSSSPPLRTAVRALLAGQPRVEVREGDAWALWFAIDGCPADAG, encoded by the coding sequence ATGGTGCGTCTACAGGATCGCCTCGCGGAGCTGATCGGCAGCGGTCCCACCTCGCGGGAGCCGATCCTCGCGCAGATGCTCGAGCGCGACGCCAAGTCGTCGATCGCGTATTGGCTGCAGCTGGGTGTCTCGGTGGGCATCGCGACGCTGGGCCTGGTGCTCGGCAGCACCGCGGTGGTGATCGCGGCGATGCTGGTCGCGCCGCTCATGGGTCCGATCGTGGGGCTCGGCATGGGCCTGGCGACCGGCGGACCGTTCCTCACGCTGCGCGCGGCGCAGCGGGTCGCGCTCAGCGTGCTGGTGGTGATCGCGGGGGCGGCCGGCGTCACCGTGTTGCTGCCGTTCCACGAGATGAACGCCGAGCTGGCCGCGCGAACGGTACCGACCGCCCTCGATCTGATCACCGCGGCCTTCTGCGCGTTGGCGGGGGCCTACGCGGCGGTGCGAACCACCTCGGACACCGCGACCACCGCGGCGGGCACGTCGATCGGCATCTCGTTGGTGCCGCCGTTGTGCACCGCCGGCTTCTGCCTCGGCACCGGGCAGTGGACCCTGGCGTTCGGCGCGTCGCTGCTCTTCCTCACCAACATGGTCGCGATCGTGTTGGTTGGCATGGCTGCGTTCCTGGCCCTGGGCTTCAACCAGGTGCCGATCGCCGCGCTCGAGTCGGAGCATCTGGCACGCGAGACCGGCGAGCGCGTGGTTCGCGGGGTCGCGCGTCAGCTCGCGCGGCTGTTCGCGTCGCGCTGGGGGTCGTGGCTGCGCATGCTCATGCCCGTCGCCTTGGTCGGCGTGGTGTATGTCCCGCTGCGTCGCGCGCTCGACGAGGTCACGTGGCAGGTGCAGGTTCGTACTGGCGCGCGTGCCCTGCTCGACGAGATCGATGCCGAGGTGGTGTCGAGTCGACTGCGGGTCGAGCGACACCAGGTCGAAGCGATGGTGATCGTGATCGGCTCGCGCGCCGATGCCGACGCGCTGCAGCACCGCATCGAGACCGAGCTGGCGCGGATCTCCGGCGTCACGCCGCGGGTCGACGTGCGCGCCGTGCCCGACGCCGAGGCTGCCGCCGCCGTCACCCCGATCGCTCCGCCCACTGCGAGCGAGCCGGTGACGATGCCCGAGGCCCCGCCCGCGCCGTTCGCCGAGCGGCTCGGCGAGGTCCACAGCGAGCTCGTCGAGGCGATCCACGCCCGCTGGCCTGCCGCCAGTGCGGGCCAACCACTCGCCATCGGCGTCGATGCAACCGCGGCCGACCTCACCGTGTACGTGGTGCACGTGGGTGCGCCCGTCGACGATGCCGCACGGGAGGTGCTCGAGCGCTCGCTCGCGGTCGACCTCGACGTCGGCGTCACACTGGTCGACGACGTGCTGCCGTCGAAGCCGATCGTCGAGGTCGAGGACGACGCTGCGATCGCACACCTGGCGTCCCTACTCGCGCGCGCGCGGCTCCTCGCGCAGGTCCACACCTGCGTGGTCGAGCCCGCGCCCGAGGGGCCGGTGGTCGATGCCGACGTCGATGGCATCGAGATCAGCGAGCCAGCCGCCGAAGTGCCGTCGTCGTCGCCACCCCTGCGTACGGCCGTGCGGGCGCTGCTCGCCGGCCAGCCCCGCGTCGAGGTCCGCGAGGGCGATGCGTGGGCGCTGTGGTTCGCGATCGATGGCTGTCCGGCCGACGCGGGCTGA
- a CDS encoding SIMPL domain-containing protein — MAHHDGTISATGESSLPISADVAWLRLVIITEGRTVSDAQAESVSRINIVLDSIRETEPMLPELVREDERSLEPQFDDAGGSNGYRLHRVMRAQMPPEAAGVLLDVAIMAGAAPGSGILFGVRDPASARARANEAALTAAVNAARAAAHTLGRELVDLAQAEVECDLPPESSGLLFANSVARVAFTHRVAGSNA; from the coding sequence ATGGCCCATCACGACGGCACCATCTCCGCCACCGGCGAGTCCAGCTTGCCGATCTCTGCCGACGTCGCGTGGCTGCGCCTCGTCATCATCACCGAGGGACGAACGGTCAGCGATGCGCAGGCCGAGAGTGTCTCGCGCATCAACATCGTGCTCGACTCGATCCGCGAGACCGAGCCGATGCTGCCGGAGCTCGTGCGCGAGGACGAGCGCTCGCTCGAGCCACAGTTCGACGACGCCGGCGGCTCGAATGGCTATCGCTTGCACCGCGTGATGCGGGCACAGATGCCGCCCGAGGCCGCCGGCGTGCTGCTCGACGTCGCGATCATGGCCGGTGCCGCGCCGGGCTCGGGGATTCTCTTCGGCGTGCGTGACCCCGCGAGCGCGCGGGCGCGCGCGAACGAGGCCGCGCTGACGGCCGCCGTCAACGCCGCTCGCGCAGCCGCCCACACCCTCGGTCGCGAGCTCGTCGATCTGGCGCAGGCCGAGGTCGAGTGCGATCTACCGCCCGAGTCGAGTGGCCTGCTGTTCGCCAACTCGGTCGCGCGCGTGGCCTTCACTCACCGCGTGGCCGGCAGCAACGCGTAG
- a CDS encoding alcohol dehydrogenase catalytic domain-containing protein — translation MQALVFDGTLQLRELPDPTPGPGEARVAVRMAGICNTDLEITRGYAADASGATTHARVLGHELLGVVDRCDNPAWLGRRVVGEINLGCGACERCDRGLAKHCATRRVMGIRDHAGCFAQYVVLPLANLHEVPPGVTDEAALFTEPLAAALQVLEQIDVPVGSEIAVVGDGKLGLLVAMALVEHGARVTVLGRHPHKLAIAGGLGCSIARGDELQPASFDRVVEATGGAEGFALAQRLLRPRGTLVLKSTFHGETPVAMAPIVVDELTIVGSRCGPFGRALALLQRGRVDPRALLEARYDLAHATAAMAHAARRGALKVALDLREGARGLATP, via the coding sequence ATGCAAGCCCTGGTCTTCGACGGCACCCTGCAGCTGCGCGAGCTGCCCGACCCCACGCCAGGGCCCGGCGAGGCCCGCGTGGCAGTGCGGATGGCCGGCATCTGCAACACCGACCTCGAGATCACGCGGGGCTACGCCGCGGACGCGTCCGGGGCCACGACCCACGCGCGCGTGCTCGGCCACGAGCTGCTGGGCGTCGTCGACCGCTGCGACAACCCGGCGTGGCTGGGTCGCCGCGTGGTCGGCGAGATCAACCTCGGCTGTGGTGCGTGCGAGCGCTGCGATCGCGGGCTCGCCAAGCACTGCGCGACGCGACGCGTGATGGGCATCCGCGATCATGCGGGCTGCTTCGCGCAGTACGTGGTGCTGCCGCTCGCCAACCTCCACGAGGTGCCGCCGGGTGTCACCGATGAGGCCGCGTTGTTCACCGAGCCGCTCGCCGCGGCGCTGCAGGTGCTCGAGCAGATCGACGTGCCCGTCGGCAGCGAGATCGCAGTCGTGGGCGACGGCAAGCTGGGCTTGCTGGTGGCGATGGCGCTGGTCGAGCACGGCGCACGCGTGACGGTGCTCGGCCGGCATCCCCACAAGCTCGCGATCGCCGGCGGGCTCGGCTGCAGCATCGCGCGCGGCGACGAGCTGCAGCCCGCGAGCTTCGATCGCGTGGTCGAGGCCACCGGCGGCGCCGAGGGTTTCGCCCTGGCGCAGCGGCTGCTGCGACCACGCGGCACGTTGGTGCTGAAGAGCACCTTCCACGGCGAGACACCGGTCGCGATGGCGCCCATCGTGGTCGACGAGCTGACCATCGTCGGCTCGCGATGCGGCCCGTTCGGTCGCGCGCTCGCGCTGCTGCAGCGCGGCCGCGTCGACCCGCGGGCGTTGCTCGAGGCGCGCTACGATCTCGCCCACGCGACCGCAGCGATGGCCCATGCCGCACGCCGCGGTGCGCTCAAGGTCGCGCTCGATCTTCGCGAGGGTGCCCGCGGTCTCGCGACGCCCTGA
- a CDS encoding response regulator: MWSEGTLGLTSKHLLNALLSHAPVRVSVIDRDGTFLLLSSRPELVGRNAFEEFKGNPVGLAHIRRALEGEDQRWVENIGDQFFQIQAVPVREPGGAVAGIMLITTIVTEQVSAQEQLTDSEARFRHIMDSNMIPIMFWDEDGMVSDANDALLQLLGRTRAELEAGVLRWADAELGESAEADDRARAEIIERGSCTPYEKELLHSSGARVPVLVGGARLDRTRSSGVAFIVDLSERRRRDRERDDLQAKLLQVQKLESLGLLAGGIAHDFNNLLTAVLGGAATALLSVPPEHPARPDLDNVLEAARRAADLTRQLLAYSGKGHFQIKPIDLSEMVRGLVALLETTISKKVQLRLELLPSLPAIEADSAQLQQILMNLVINGAEAIGDEAGTVLVTTGAQDVDEGYAGELFAAEQLPAGRYVFVEVHDTGIGMDDDTKARIFDPFFTTKFTGRGLGLAAVLGIVRSHRGAIRVYSSPGRGTTFKVFFPATNAKPARRERSSVEFKGSGLVLVVDDDASVRGAMRRMLTHFGFTVLEAENGREGVDVFRNRASEIAMILLDMTMPVMGGEEAFRELRAIRPDVPVILTSGYNEIEATRRFTAKGLTGFLQKPFTPSEMIAKIEPVLRSGAG; encoded by the coding sequence ATGTGGAGCGAGGGCACCCTCGGGCTGACGTCCAAGCACCTGCTCAATGCGCTGCTGAGCCATGCGCCGGTGCGCGTGTCGGTCATCGATCGCGACGGCACGTTCCTGCTGCTCAGCAGCCGCCCGGAGCTCGTCGGTCGCAATGCCTTCGAGGAGTTCAAGGGCAATCCCGTGGGTCTGGCCCACATCCGGCGTGCGCTCGAAGGTGAGGATCAGCGCTGGGTGGAGAACATCGGCGATCAGTTCTTCCAGATCCAGGCCGTGCCCGTCCGTGAGCCCGGGGGCGCAGTGGCGGGAATCATGCTCATCACGACGATCGTCACCGAGCAGGTGTCGGCGCAGGAGCAGCTGACCGATTCGGAGGCCCGGTTCCGACACATCATGGACTCGAACATGATCCCCATCATGTTCTGGGACGAGGATGGAATGGTCTCGGACGCCAACGACGCGCTCCTGCAGCTGCTCGGCCGCACCCGTGCCGAGCTCGAGGCCGGGGTGCTGCGGTGGGCCGACGCCGAGCTCGGCGAGAGCGCTGAAGCCGACGACCGCGCGCGTGCCGAGATCATCGAGCGCGGCAGCTGCACGCCCTACGAGAAGGAGCTGCTCCACTCGAGCGGAGCGCGCGTACCGGTCCTCGTCGGCGGCGCGCGGCTCGATCGCACACGCAGCAGCGGTGTGGCGTTCATCGTCGATCTGTCGGAGCGGCGCCGACGTGATCGCGAGCGCGACGATCTGCAGGCCAAGCTCCTGCAGGTGCAGAAGCTCGAGAGCCTCGGGCTGCTCGCCGGCGGCATCGCCCACGACTTCAACAATCTGCTGACCGCCGTGCTCGGCGGAGCCGCGACCGCGCTGCTGTCGGTGCCGCCGGAGCATCCGGCGCGACCCGACCTCGACAACGTGCTCGAGGCAGCTCGGCGTGCCGCCGACCTCACCCGTCAGCTGCTGGCGTACTCGGGCAAGGGCCACTTCCAGATCAAGCCCATCGATCTCTCGGAGATGGTGCGCGGGCTCGTGGCACTACTCGAGACCACGATCTCGAAGAAGGTGCAGCTGCGACTCGAGCTGTTGCCATCGTTGCCGGCGATCGAGGCCGATTCGGCTCAGCTGCAGCAGATCCTGATGAATCTCGTGATCAACGGCGCCGAGGCGATCGGCGACGAGGCCGGCACGGTGCTGGTCACCACCGGCGCACAGGACGTCGACGAAGGCTATGCCGGCGAGCTGTTCGCCGCCGAGCAGCTTCCGGCGGGCCGCTACGTGTTCGTCGAGGTCCACGACACCGGCATCGGCATGGACGACGACACCAAGGCACGGATCTTCGATCCGTTCTTCACGACCAAGTTCACCGGTCGCGGTCTCGGGCTTGCGGCGGTGCTCGGCATCGTCCGCTCGCATCGCGGAGCCATCCGCGTCTACTCCAGCCCAGGCCGTGGCACCACGTTCAAGGTGTTCTTCCCGGCGACGAACGCCAAGCCCGCGCGCCGCGAGCGCTCGTCGGTCGAGTTCAAGGGCTCGGGCCTGGTCCTGGTGGTCGACGACGACGCCTCCGTGCGGGGCGCGATGCGACGCATGCTGACCCACTTCGGCTTCACCGTTCTCGAGGCCGAGAACGGCCGCGAGGGCGTCGACGTGTTCCGCAACCGTGCGTCGGAGATCGCGATGATCCTGCTCGACATGACGATGCCGGTGATGGGCGGCGAGGAGGCGTTCCGCGAGCTGCGGGCGATTCGTCCCGACGTGCCGGTGATCCTCACCAGCGGCTACAACGAGATCGAGGCCACGCGGCGGTTCACCGCCAAGGGCCTCACCGGATTCCTGCAGAAGCCGTTCACGCCCAGCGAGATGATCGCGAAGATCGAGCCGGTGCTGCGCTCCGGCGCCGGCTGA
- a CDS encoding DUF1585 domain-containing protein, translating to MTVGGRGAVLVWGLLGGVGMSGGCRGGDGAGHEGATRGAEASTGQGTDAQGDDEGSGSAGEGADGESESGTTGEPPPPFEPLPPVSALTKAKGFVTGLPPTDAELAAYVDDPATLSAMVDDWLATPEFRARTVTIFDQLLQQHASAANLAEHFDLTANDFAAAEDRTQGRLVAALGHAFAQTAWELVAQGRPFTEILTTRRMQLDVPQMMLLAAMDALPRDDVGGDLPSWVADAYPEMTLSVRWTGEPIPLASTLDPMSPDFMTWWLDEPPTDNCVAQLEGQSWTGRKAVQRAFELMLRLTPAKNGCSIGPQVFGEQDWELRPITVRVAEEGEQPTAFFDLATLRATDELVLASDRVGFFTTLGFSANWLTNDSNQHRVNGNQTLIVALGRTFDPENVFVPADGAQVDEGHAEPGSTCYGCHKDLDPLRDFLRQSYTYAGMWRPDALQAEIPNVAYFSLEGSEPIAGRGVGDLAAAMAQHARFAAAWTEKLCTLANADACVADDPELERIAARFADTDFDYRVLVKELVTSPVFTFASRTATSDEFGTPVLPVTQDRFCAAMSQRVGVVDICALEGVLDAPKPLLKRHAALSFGVPPVSYGRSAERPFVATRPDVFSVAAIERLCLSIAEQWYGDQPGALWTPADRDDVLDHLVTEVMGIPMVDARASELRVVLDQHWTQTSADGATEADALRSTFVSACVSAAVASTSM from the coding sequence GTGACCGTGGGCGGGCGTGGGGCGGTGTTGGTGTGGGGGCTGTTGGGTGGCGTGGGGATGTCGGGCGGGTGTCGCGGCGGTGATGGTGCGGGGCACGAGGGCGCGACGCGCGGGGCGGAGGCGTCGACGGGGCAGGGCACCGATGCGCAGGGCGACGATGAGGGCAGTGGGTCGGCGGGTGAGGGGGCCGATGGCGAGAGCGAGTCGGGGACGACGGGGGAGCCGCCGCCGCCGTTCGAGCCGTTGCCGCCGGTGTCGGCGCTGACGAAGGCGAAGGGCTTCGTCACGGGGCTGCCGCCGACCGATGCGGAGCTGGCCGCGTATGTCGATGACCCGGCGACGTTGTCGGCGATGGTGGACGACTGGCTGGCGACGCCGGAGTTCCGCGCGCGTACGGTGACGATCTTCGATCAGCTGCTGCAGCAGCACGCGTCGGCGGCGAATCTCGCGGAGCACTTCGATCTCACCGCCAACGACTTCGCCGCTGCGGAGGATCGCACGCAAGGGCGATTGGTCGCGGCGCTGGGCCACGCGTTCGCGCAGACGGCGTGGGAGCTGGTGGCGCAGGGGCGGCCGTTCACCGAGATCCTGACCACGCGGCGGATGCAGCTCGACGTGCCGCAAATGATGCTGTTGGCGGCCATGGACGCGCTGCCGCGCGACGATGTCGGCGGTGACCTGCCATCGTGGGTTGCGGACGCGTACCCAGAGATGACGCTGAGCGTGCGCTGGACTGGCGAACCGATTCCGCTGGCGTCGACGCTCGACCCGATGTCGCCGGACTTCATGACGTGGTGGCTCGACGAGCCACCGACCGACAACTGCGTCGCCCAGCTCGAGGGACAATCGTGGACCGGCCGCAAGGCGGTGCAGCGCGCGTTCGAGCTGATGCTGCGGCTGACCCCGGCCAAGAACGGCTGCTCGATCGGTCCCCAGGTGTTCGGCGAGCAGGACTGGGAGCTGCGACCGATCACCGTGCGCGTGGCCGAGGAAGGCGAGCAACCGACGGCGTTCTTCGATCTCGCGACGCTGCGCGCGACCGACGAACTCGTGCTCGCCAGCGATCGCGTCGGATTCTTCACGACGCTCGGTTTCTCCGCCAACTGGCTCACCAACGACTCGAACCAGCACCGCGTGAACGGCAACCAGACCCTGATCGTCGCGCTCGGACGCACCTTCGATCCCGAGAATGTGTTCGTGCCTGCCGACGGCGCGCAGGTCGACGAGGGCCACGCAGAGCCCGGCTCGACCTGCTACGGCTGCCACAAGGATCTCGATCCGCTGCGTGACTTCCTGCGCCAGAGCTACACCTACGCGGGCATGTGGCGACCCGACGCGCTGCAGGCCGAGATCCCGAACGTCGCGTACTTCTCGCTCGAGGGGAGCGAGCCCATCGCGGGGCGTGGCGTCGGCGATCTCGCGGCCGCGATGGCCCAGCACGCGCGCTTCGCCGCCGCGTGGACCGAGAAGCTCTGCACGCTGGCGAATGCCGACGCCTGCGTCGCCGATGATCCCGAGCTCGAACGCATTGCCGCGCGCTTCGCCGACACCGATTTCGACTATCGCGTGCTCGTGAAGGAACTGGTCACGTCTCCGGTGTTCACCTTTGCCAGCCGCACCGCTACCTCCGACGAGTTTGGTACACCGGTGCTGCCGGTGACGCAGGATCGCTTCTGCGCCGCCATGTCCCAGCGCGTGGGCGTGGTCGACATCTGCGCGCTCGAGGGTGTGCTCGACGCACCCAAGCCGCTGCTCAAGCGCCACGCAGCGCTGTCGTTCGGGGTGCCGCCGGTGAGCTACGGGCGCTCCGCCGAGCGGCCGTTCGTGGCCACGCGACCCGACGTGTTCTCGGTGGCGGCGATCGAGCGGCTGTGCCTGAGCATCGCGGAGCAGTGGTACGGCGACCAGCCCGGCGCGCTGTGGACTCCGGCCGATCGCGACGACGTGCTCGATCATCTGGTGACGGAGGTGATGGGCATTCCCATGGTCGATGCGCGCGCCAGCGAGCTGCGCGTCGTACTCGATCAACACTGGACGCAGACCAGCGCCGACGGGGCCACCGAAGCTGACGCGCTGCGCTCGACCTTCGTCAGCGCCTGCGTCTCGGCCGCTGTCGCCTCGACCTCGATGTGA